A stretch of the Duncaniella dubosii genome encodes the following:
- a CDS encoding translation initiation factor → MDWKDILAQKVNDGELAREEFVIEEKNDKKTPDVIDVCIDRKGRNGKTATIASGFTCDDDELKKIASKLKICLSTGGSARGGEILIQGERLDETKKILSELGFKIKGYRK, encoded by the coding sequence ATGGACTGGAAAGATATTTTAGCGCAGAAAGTGAATGACGGAGAACTTGCCCGCGAAGAATTCGTCATTGAAGAAAAAAACGACAAGAAAACACCCGACGTTATCGATGTGTGCATTGACCGCAAAGGTCGCAACGGGAAAACAGCCACAATAGCCAGCGGATTTACATGTGACGATGACGAACTTAAGAAAATCGCATCGAAGCTGAAAATCTGCCTCTCGACCGGAGGTTCGGCACGTGGAGGAGAAATCCTGATTCAAGGCGAACGCCTCGACGAGACAAAAAAAATATTATCGGAACTCGGATTCAAGATAAAAGGCTACCGCAAATAG
- a CDS encoding UvrD-helicase domain-containing protein, translating to MINIYKASAGSGKTYTLAREYIKLILGYKDEEGRYRLNRRGGLAHRSVLAITFTNKATEEMKTRIIHELAVIAGLEKGWTKESPYADELCTTFGCSRGELKTVAARALRDLLYDFNFFSVSTIDSFFQTILRSFAREAEVAGNYELELNDEAIIGMSVDKLLQDLNHGENNKRTRYLINWLSSYMTQLIEDGMPFNVFNRSLPIHRNLIQFINKITDDFYRENEARLLDYLSDETKFNDFKNRVYSQLKSIKHQTAEACTEALDMISTCGMSDMVKTHVTNGLRKWASKGYVSDGYSQSMANAMDDITTAYKKPKKGQPAPSDELNGIIAKALDMVRFCDGQVGTLQLIAANLYQLGLLSSLAEYIDKYRRENSTILLSDTNALISRIIGTEDAPFLYERVGVWFRHYLIDEFQDTSFSQWSNIRPLINESLAYEYDNLVIGDEKQCIYRFRNSDPSLLHNLHTDSMAEGRCEVRGDSISENTNWRSSSDVIRFNNTFFSALVRNLGYEEIYSNVAQQISKKHADHRGYVRVRMYDGDKKSDWLPEALENLTHELRRQLESGYRPGDIAILVRKRDEGNIIIRHLEDTVKSDPQFPPFRIVSDASLFLGNSPTVGLIVSRLKLISATDFASGPRKKTKREIATLINSFENEKSRGASSSESLLKAIAILESGSKDAGHEDAPVADGQDSRTSSVSSASETSVDLISLVEEIVSTYIPEANLKEENLYINAFQDLVTEFVGRGHGDIRSFLSWWDEKGYATPVAGAQDDSALNILTIHKSKGLEYPCVHIPFAEMTESNRPEPAWFELKSIPGIPDELLPLCFLLNCHQP from the coding sequence ATGATTAACATCTACAAGGCTTCAGCCGGTTCAGGCAAAACCTATACCCTTGCCCGCGAATACATAAAACTGATTCTCGGATATAAAGACGAGGAAGGTCGCTACCGCCTCAACCGTCGCGGAGGTCTTGCCCACCGCTCAGTACTCGCAATTACCTTTACGAACAAGGCCACCGAGGAAATGAAGACCCGTATCATACACGAACTGGCGGTGATTGCAGGTCTCGAAAAAGGATGGACAAAGGAGAGTCCGTATGCCGACGAACTTTGCACAACATTCGGCTGCTCGCGCGGAGAACTGAAGACCGTAGCGGCAAGAGCGCTTCGCGATCTGCTCTACGATTTCAATTTTTTCAGCGTCTCGACAATCGACTCTTTTTTCCAGACAATACTCCGCTCTTTTGCACGCGAGGCCGAGGTCGCAGGCAATTATGAACTTGAGCTTAACGACGAAGCCATAATCGGCATGAGCGTCGACAAACTCCTGCAGGATCTTAACCACGGCGAAAATAACAAACGCACACGCTATCTCATAAACTGGCTGTCCAGCTACATGACACAGCTCATCGAAGATGGCATGCCGTTCAATGTATTCAACCGCTCACTTCCGATACATCGCAATCTTATCCAGTTCATCAACAAGATAACCGATGATTTCTATCGCGAAAACGAAGCCCGGCTGTTGGACTATCTCTCCGACGAGACAAAATTCAATGATTTCAAAAACAGAGTCTATTCACAGCTAAAATCCATAAAGCACCAGACGGCCGAAGCCTGCACTGAAGCGCTCGACATGATTTCCACATGTGGCATGAGCGATATGGTCAAGACTCACGTCACAAACGGACTGCGTAAATGGGCATCCAAAGGTTATGTGTCTGACGGCTATTCGCAGAGCATGGCAAATGCGATGGACGACATCACCACAGCCTATAAAAAGCCTAAAAAAGGACAGCCCGCACCCTCCGACGAGCTTAACGGAATCATTGCCAAAGCCCTCGACATGGTAAGATTCTGTGACGGACAGGTAGGGACACTCCAGCTTATTGCAGCCAATCTATATCAGCTCGGTCTGCTATCGTCACTTGCGGAGTATATCGACAAGTACCGGCGTGAGAATTCCACAATATTACTAAGCGACACCAACGCTCTGATTTCAAGAATAATCGGCACTGAAGATGCCCCGTTTCTCTATGAGCGCGTAGGCGTATGGTTCAGACACTATCTCATCGACGAGTTTCAGGATACATCATTCAGCCAGTGGAGCAATATCCGTCCGCTTATAAACGAAAGTCTTGCTTACGAATATGACAATCTCGTCATCGGTGATGAAAAACAATGTATCTACCGTTTCCGTAACAGCGACCCATCACTCCTCCACAACCTGCACACCGACAGCATGGCAGAAGGACGGTGTGAAGTGCGTGGTGACAGCATATCGGAAAACACAAACTGGCGTTCATCATCAGATGTCATAAGATTTAACAATACATTCTTCTCCGCCCTTGTCAGGAATCTCGGCTATGAGGAAATCTATTCCAACGTAGCGCAACAGATTTCAAAAAAACACGCCGATCATCGCGGCTATGTCAGAGTCAGAATGTATGACGGTGATAAGAAATCTGACTGGTTGCCGGAAGCACTTGAAAATCTGACTCACGAACTGCGCCGGCAACTTGAATCAGGATATCGTCCCGGCGACATAGCGATTCTGGTCAGGAAACGCGACGAGGGCAATATAATCATCAGGCATCTTGAGGACACGGTAAAATCCGACCCACAGTTTCCTCCTTTCCGCATCGTATCCGATGCCTCATTGTTTCTTGGAAATTCACCGACGGTCGGACTCATCGTCAGCCGTCTCAAGCTTATCAGTGCTACGGATTTTGCCTCCGGCCCGCGAAAAAAGACAAAACGTGAGATTGCAACCCTGATTAACAGCTTCGAAAATGAAAAGAGCCGTGGAGCAAGTTCTTCGGAGTCTCTGCTAAAGGCTATCGCGATTCTTGAGTCCGGCTCAAAAGATGCCGGACATGAGGATGCTCCGGTAGCAGATGGTCAGGATAGCCGGACATCATCCGTGTCTTCCGCATCGGAAACTTCAGTCGATCTCATATCTCTTGTCGAAGAAATCGTCTCGACATACATCCCCGAAGCAAACCTGAAAGAAGAAAATCTATATATCAACGCGTTTCAGGACCTTGTGACGGAATTTGTCGGCAGAGGCCACGGAGACATCCGCTCATTCCTGTCATGGTGGGATGAAAAAGGCTATGCCACGCCGGTAGCAGGCGCTCAGGACGATTCGGCGCTGAATATACTCACCATACATAAATCAAAAGGTCTGGAATATCCCTGTGTCCACATTCCTTTTGCAGAAATGACCGAAAGCAATCGGCCTGAACCGGCATGGTTCGAACTCAAGTCGATACCCGGAATACCCGACGAACTCCTTCCCCTATGCTTCCTCTTGAACTGTCATCAGCCATGA
- a CDS encoding porin family protein gives MKHYILPLIVLPLVAHGQITEPDTVTVKELGEVTVVADAQRTSATKTVYIPSVNQKSTASGGISLLSHMNIPQLSVNPIAETVKTVDNQGVRLFINYHPATDEDISGLNPEDVKRVEYLDFPVDPRFQRSQHVVNFITHSYTYGGYTKLNGKERFLVHSGEASVYSKFACRKMEYDLMVSGDYDYNSHIGSAANETFRLESQTVRREHGTEAARYRQRGFYSAFRASWNRNDKFSFRNLVSYRRIQIPEYSTSGYVNFSSLYPSEAFHTESPSANNALGWDSELYAALGNGWSVNGNFQAEFIGNNTMSNYSAGDESIENHADEDSWWLRTTVQANKYLTDKITLFSSVSSGGGRTKIDYSGSSVAVNRFRQTFTGVSLGLSLNCRHVSGSIDGGYAFESNFINGKTMDERYPFTHINLQYAPNHKNSLSLWFQYATMSPDATMKNPNVIQQSELMYVSGNPDLDCSRHVAANISYTFLPGNTWQMSAYAVLFRIINRQIPVYTPDGPDGMMLKKYQNDGDYNHGQIGGSLTGKFINGKLSLSVSPRLLLYKTTGSNSISHCPFNASVNIDYYLGKFFFNAYWDSGSSYVDGETAYLRKMPMSYSAGAGWASRGWNIQLSVVNLLQSSWKISKDSLTARWYGCEMTRFGSDFHRRISLNVTYTINYGKKVSQTGELNGGKNISTSILH, from the coding sequence ATGAAACATTATATATTACCATTGATAGTGCTCCCTCTTGTGGCACACGGACAGATCACCGAGCCGGATACTGTGACCGTAAAAGAACTTGGAGAAGTAACCGTTGTCGCCGATGCACAGCGCACAAGCGCAACCAAGACGGTCTATATCCCGTCTGTAAACCAGAAGTCAACAGCATCCGGCGGCATTTCGCTGCTTTCCCATATGAATATTCCGCAATTGAGTGTAAATCCTATTGCAGAAACTGTGAAGACAGTTGATAATCAAGGGGTACGTTTGTTTATAAATTATCATCCCGCCACCGACGAGGATATTAGCGGACTTAATCCGGAAGATGTAAAACGGGTTGAATATCTTGATTTTCCTGTCGATCCGAGATTTCAGCGTTCGCAACATGTTGTAAACTTCATCACACACTCATATACATACGGAGGTTATACTAAATTAAATGGTAAAGAACGATTTCTGGTACACAGTGGAGAGGCTTCAGTGTATTCAAAGTTCGCTTGCCGAAAGATGGAGTATGACCTTATGGTATCCGGTGATTATGACTATAATTCCCATATAGGCTCAGCCGCGAATGAAACATTCAGGTTGGAGTCACAGACTGTCCGACGTGAGCACGGGACGGAAGCGGCACGATACCGCCAGAGAGGTTTCTATTCCGCTTTCAGGGCATCATGGAACAGAAACGATAAATTCTCATTTAGAAATCTTGTCTCATATCGTCGAATCCAAATCCCGGAATATAGTACTTCGGGATATGTAAATTTTTCAAGTCTCTATCCGTCGGAGGCATTTCACACAGAATCTCCTTCTGCAAATAATGCTCTCGGTTGGGACAGCGAACTTTATGCCGCTCTTGGCAATGGATGGTCGGTCAATGGTAATTTCCAAGCCGAATTCATAGGTAATAACACAATGTCCAATTATTCGGCAGGAGACGAATCGATTGAAAATCATGCGGACGAAGATTCTTGGTGGCTGCGTACTACGGTTCAGGCTAACAAATACTTGACTGATAAGATCACACTGTTTTCAAGTGTGTCGTCAGGTGGAGGGCGTACAAAGATTGACTATTCCGGTTCAAGTGTCGCAGTCAATCGTTTCCGCCAGACATTCACGGGTGTGTCTCTGGGGCTATCTTTAAATTGCCGGCATGTTTCCGGTAGTATTGACGGCGGTTATGCCTTCGAGTCAAACTTCATAAACGGTAAAACGATGGACGAACGCTATCCGTTTACACATATCAATTTGCAGTATGCTCCTAATCATAAAAATTCGCTGAGTCTGTGGTTCCAATATGCTACAATGTCGCCGGATGCAACGATGAAGAATCCCAATGTCATTCAGCAATCGGAACTTATGTATGTAAGCGGTAACCCGGATCTGGATTGTTCACGTCATGTGGCAGCCAATATAAGCTATACTTTTCTGCCCGGCAACACTTGGCAAATGTCGGCATACGCGGTTCTGTTCAGGATTATTAATCGCCAGATACCGGTCTATACTCCCGACGGACCGGACGGCATGATGTTGAAAAAATATCAGAATGACGGAGACTATAATCACGGACAGATTGGAGGAAGTCTGACAGGAAAGTTTATCAATGGTAAACTCTCGTTATCCGTTTCTCCAAGACTATTGCTTTACAAGACGACGGGTAGCAACAGTATTTCTCACTGTCCGTTTAACGCCAGTGTAAATATTGACTACTATCTCGGAAAATTTTTCTTTAACGCTTACTGGGATTCAGGAAGCAGTTATGTTGACGGGGAGACGGCCTATCTTCGAAAGATGCCGATGTCATATTCAGCAGGTGCGGGATGGGCCTCTCGCGGATGGAATATCCAGCTATCGGTTGTCAATCTGTTGCAATCGTCTTGGAAAATCAGCAAAGATTCGTTGACAGCCCGTTGGTATGGCTGTGAAATGACCCGGTTTGGCTCGGACTTCCATCGCCGAATATCACTGAATGTGACCTACACTATCAATTATGGTAAAAAAGTGAGTCAGACGGGAGAACTGAACGGCGGGAAGAATATTTCAACCTCTATCCTGCATTGA
- a CDS encoding sensor histidine kinase, with product MKHFKLILASIRILVSLLFAANVIFMVQLYDSIKERYINDVEQCLGRADQIEMVDRIIGAGLGEDDDVVWIKLGLQKSDIGSTMSAEKLREMDYSQGFRRFDKQILSIIAQYLHDNYDDWIGKPNISKIEEAFRRDLNFSGYYPEYVHITCPGDTFEYHSDLWKIEYRINGEMTYYAYITPLTENILSEMRGVIVTSALIALVLTFGFWYLLHVIKRLRTIEEMKDDFTNNMTHELKTPIAIAYAANDSLLQFPDPHDEERTKKYLSASLEQLSKLAGLVESILAMSMERRKHLVMEKEKIELRSFLSSIIEQQKLRAEKNCEITFICPKDASVDADPTHFSNVISNLIDNSIKYSGTNVRITISADSTGMSVSDNGIGIPEKSLPDIFNKFYRVPHGNTVEVRGYGIGLFYVKSIVEKHGWQISVESRIGKGSKFNIKFNKQ from the coding sequence ATGAAACACTTTAAGCTAATACTGGCCTCAATCCGTATACTTGTTTCGCTGCTCTTTGCGGCCAACGTTATTTTTATGGTGCAGTTATACGATTCAATAAAAGAGCGATATATAAATGATGTGGAGCAATGCCTCGGAAGGGCAGACCAGATAGAAATGGTCGACCGCATAATTGGAGCCGGACTTGGAGAGGATGATGACGTGGTATGGATTAAGCTCGGTTTGCAGAAATCGGATATCGGCTCGACAATGAGTGCAGAAAAATTACGTGAAATGGACTACTCTCAGGGATTCCGCCGTTTCGACAAGCAGATACTATCAATAATTGCACAATATCTTCATGACAATTACGACGACTGGATTGGAAAACCAAATATATCAAAAATAGAAGAAGCATTTCGCCGCGACCTGAATTTCTCGGGATACTATCCGGAATACGTCCATATCACATGCCCGGGCGATACATTCGAATATCATTCCGACTTATGGAAAATAGAATATAGAATTAATGGAGAAATGACATATTATGCCTACATAACTCCGTTGACAGAAAACATATTGAGCGAAATGAGGGGAGTCATCGTGACTTCCGCCCTGATTGCTCTTGTCCTGACCTTCGGATTCTGGTATCTCCTTCATGTCATAAAACGTCTTCGCACTATAGAGGAGATGAAAGATGACTTCACCAACAATATGACTCACGAACTAAAGACACCAATCGCAATAGCCTATGCGGCAAATGATTCATTGCTGCAGTTTCCAGACCCGCATGATGAAGAACGGACAAAAAAATACCTCTCAGCATCTCTTGAACAGTTGTCAAAACTTGCAGGATTGGTCGAGAGTATCCTTGCCATGAGTATGGAGCGGAGAAAGCACCTTGTCATGGAAAAGGAAAAGATTGAACTTCGGTCCTTTCTGAGCTCTATAATCGAGCAGCAGAAGCTAAGAGCCGAAAAGAATTGTGAAATAACTTTTATTTGCCCGAAGGATGCCTCTGTCGATGCTGATCCGACCCATTTTTCGAATGTAATCAGCAATCTGATTGATAACAGCATAAAATACTCCGGCACGAATGTAAGAATAACGATAAGTGCCGATTCAACCGGTATGTCTGTCTCCGACAACGGAATCGGCATTCCTGAAAAATCTTTACCTGACATATTCAATAAATTCTACCGTGTGCCTCATGGCAACACGGTAGAAGTCCGTGGATATGGCATCGGCCTGTTCTATGTCAAATCAATTGTCGAGAAACATGGTTGGCAGATAAGTGTGGAAAGCAGAATAGGAAAAGGAAGCAAGTTTAATATTAAATTCAACAAACAATGA
- a CDS encoding response regulator transcription factor codes for MSNVNRTAVCTARILLVEDDSTLSMIISETLQRDGFEVETACNGVEGLQKFTKYGADLIVADVMMPRMDGFEMGRKIRQISRTVPLLFLTAKSGIDDIVEGFELGGNDYLKKPFKMLELIVRIKALLRRNINEEDHKFEIGRYVLDLSTQTLSYPDKDNIELSLIEAKLLKELAVNVGQTVEASTMMQLIWQRDDPYSRNSLHGFIHKLRFYLRHDTSISLLNQRGIGYMLTKRT; via the coding sequence ATGAGCAATGTTAATCGGACAGCCGTTTGCACAGCAAGAATTTTATTGGTGGAGGACGACTCCACTCTGTCGATGATAATCTCTGAAACGTTGCAACGCGATGGTTTTGAGGTTGAGACAGCATGCAACGGAGTGGAAGGTCTGCAAAAATTCACAAAGTACGGAGCCGACCTTATAGTAGCCGATGTCATGATGCCTCGTATGGATGGCTTTGAAATGGGGCGGAAAATCCGACAGATCAGCCGGACTGTGCCGTTATTGTTTCTCACAGCCAAATCAGGAATAGACGACATTGTTGAGGGATTCGAACTGGGCGGTAACGACTATCTCAAGAAACCGTTCAAAATGCTGGAGCTGATAGTAAGAATCAAAGCATTGTTGCGTAGAAACATCAATGAAGAAGACCATAAATTTGAAATCGGCAGATATGTTCTGGATTTATCCACGCAGACACTGTCATATCCAGACAAAGACAACATAGAGCTTTCACTGATCGAAGCAAAACTGCTAAAGGAACTCGCAGTAAACGTCGGACAAACAGTGGAAGCCTCAACAATGATGCAACTTATATGGCAGCGTGATGACCCTTACAGCCGAAACTCTCTTCACGGATTCATCCACAAACTCCGCTTCTATCTTCGCCACGACACATCCATATCTCTGTTGAATCAGCGAGGCATAGGGTATATGCTCACGAAAAGAACATGA
- a CDS encoding glycoside hydrolase family 28 protein, with the protein MNLKTKAIALTLFSLFAVNSRAEFKTFPDGSAVPAWFNNAEIPQIDKLGKKYVVTDHGVINDSTVIQTPALQAVIDKAAGEGGGVIVIPEGTFLSGSLFFKPGTHLHIQKGGKLKGSDAITNYEIVKTRLEGQTIDYFAALVNADRCDGFTISGEGTIDGNGHRFYDEFWLRRKVNRKCTNLEALRPRMAYISNSKDVTVSGIHMVNSGFWTNHLYNCERIKYLGVTILAPTDGYPKGPSTDAIDLDVCNDVLVSNCYMNVNDDGVCLKGGKGTYVDTIAGNGPVGRVIIDRCTFGKTNAGVTFGSEAWDCSNVIMKDCKFEDTYHVLLFKMRPDTPQQYRNVLIDGATGRVRNAVEVQTWKQFFNKVDRDPMPASGVDNVTFRNGKLECTRDFYKDKKIDEYTLTNFTFKDIWAIDPSKSFDTKNIENCVIENVVLK; encoded by the coding sequence ATGAATTTAAAGACCAAGGCTATCGCCCTTACATTATTCTCGCTGTTTGCCGTTAACTCACGTGCTGAATTCAAGACATTTCCCGACGGAAGCGCTGTGCCCGCATGGTTTAACAATGCGGAAATTCCCCAGATTGATAAATTAGGCAAAAAATATGTAGTAACTGATCATGGAGTGATAAATGACAGCACTGTCATCCAGACTCCGGCTTTACAAGCTGTCATCGACAAAGCCGCCGGCGAAGGAGGCGGAGTGATTGTCATTCCTGAAGGAACATTCCTAAGCGGATCACTATTCTTCAAACCCGGAACCCATCTTCACATTCAAAAAGGCGGTAAACTCAAAGGCAGCGATGCGATTACCAACTATGAGATTGTCAAGACCCGCCTCGAAGGACAGACAATCGACTATTTCGCCGCTCTTGTCAACGCCGACAGATGTGACGGCTTCACCATTTCAGGCGAGGGGACGATAGACGGAAACGGTCATCGCTTTTATGACGAATTCTGGCTTCGACGCAAAGTCAACCGCAAATGCACTAATCTTGAAGCCCTGCGTCCGCGAATGGCCTATATTTCTAATTCAAAGGATGTGACTGTCAGCGGAATCCACATGGTCAATTCCGGATTCTGGACTAACCACCTGTATAATTGCGAACGAATCAAATATCTCGGAGTCACCATACTTGCCCCGACCGACGGCTATCCCAAAGGCCCAAGCACCGATGCAATCGACCTTGACGTGTGCAACGATGTGCTCGTCAGCAATTGTTACATGAACGTAAACGACGACGGAGTCTGTCTCAAAGGCGGCAAGGGCACATACGTCGACACGATTGCAGGAAACGGCCCTGTCGGACGTGTGATAATCGACCGCTGCACATTCGGCAAGACAAATGCAGGTGTGACCTTCGGAAGCGAGGCATGGGACTGCTCAAATGTCATTATGAAAGACTGCAAGTTTGAAGACACCTACCATGTGCTGCTATTCAAAATGCGCCCCGACACCCCGCAGCAATATCGCAATGTATTAATCGACGGAGCGACAGGTCGCGTGCGCAATGCTGTCGAAGTCCAAACGTGGAAACAATTCTTCAATAAAGTAGACCGCGATCCGATGCCGGCATCAGGGGTCGACAATGTGACTTTCAGAAACGGCAAACTCGAATGCACCCGCGATTTCTATAAGGATAAGAAAATTGACGAATACACTCTTACCAATTTTACATTCAAAGATATCTGGGCCATAGACCCGTCGAAGTCATTCGACACCAAAAACATCGAAAACTGTGTGATTGAAAACGTGGTTCTCAAATAA
- a CDS encoding alpha amylase C-terminal domain-containing protein, giving the protein MKKKTLNIIKNDPWLEPYTDAIVGRHNEALNKEAELCGPDGTLESFANAHNFFGLHHTADGGWVFREWAPNATAITLIGDFSKWKIMKKYALKPKKNGVWEIKLKPNDIHHGDLYKMMVSWDGGQGERIPAYATRVVQDEQTKVFSAQVWSPEPYKWKVRRFRPDTRPLMIYECHIGMAQEREGVGTYTEFRDLILPRIAADGYNAIQIMAIQEHPYYGSFGYHVSSFFAPSSRFGTAEELKSLIDRAHELGIAVIMDIVHSHAVKNEVEGLGRLDGSYNQYFYGDSRREHPAWDSLCFDYGKNDVLNFLLSNCKYWLQEFRFDGFRFDGVTSMLYYSHGLGQAFNGYDDYYNGGQDTNAITYLTLANKLIHKINPNAITIAEEMSGMPGLAVPIKDGGIGFDYRMAMGIPDYWIKTLKEKKDEDWHPTSIFWELTNRRADEKTISYVESHDQALVGDKTVIFRLIDKEMYWHMMRDDDNMVVARGMALHKMIRLVTASTINGGYLNFMGNEFGHPEWIDFPREGNGWSYKYARRQWDLVDRKELKYMLLNAFDNAMVHLISSVYNFQSLPVVKLWEKDDDQVLAYMRGDLAFVFNFNPSKAFTGYGILAPAGEYDVVLSTDNPDFGGYGNIDESVSHLTQNDPLFAPSGKEWLRLYLPPRSAQVLRLRRATPPKSSKKGFKA; this is encoded by the coding sequence ATGAAAAAGAAGACTCTCAACATCATTAAAAACGATCCTTGGCTTGAACCATATACCGATGCCATCGTCGGACGTCACAATGAAGCCCTAAACAAAGAAGCTGAGCTCTGCGGGCCGGACGGCACTCTTGAAAGCTTTGCAAACGCCCATAACTTCTTCGGTCTTCACCACACAGCCGACGGAGGATGGGTGTTCCGCGAATGGGCACCGAATGCCACTGCAATCACTCTTATCGGCGATTTTTCCAAATGGAAGATCATGAAGAAATATGCCCTTAAGCCAAAGAAAAATGGTGTCTGGGAAATAAAGCTGAAGCCTAACGACATCCACCACGGCGACCTCTACAAGATGATGGTCAGCTGGGACGGCGGACAGGGCGAACGAATTCCCGCCTACGCGACCCGCGTGGTTCAGGACGAACAGACCAAAGTTTTCTCGGCTCAGGTATGGTCGCCGGAACCTTACAAATGGAAAGTGCGCCGTTTCCGCCCCGACACTCGTCCGCTCATGATCTATGAATGCCATATCGGCATGGCACAGGAAAGAGAAGGTGTCGGCACATACACCGAATTCCGCGACCTCATCCTGCCGCGTATAGCAGCCGACGGTTATAATGCAATCCAGATTATGGCCATTCAGGAACATCCCTACTACGGCTCGTTCGGCTATCATGTGTCGAGCTTTTTTGCTCCATCAAGCCGCTTCGGAACTGCCGAGGAACTGAAAAGCCTCATTGACCGCGCCCATGAACTTGGCATTGCAGTCATTATGGACATCGTACACTCTCATGCCGTAAAGAATGAAGTCGAAGGTCTCGGCCGCCTTGATGGCAGCTATAACCAATACTTCTACGGAGACTCGCGTCGCGAACATCCGGCGTGGGATTCGCTCTGCTTCGACTATGGAAAAAACGATGTGCTCAACTTCCTTCTTTCCAACTGTAAATATTGGCTTCAGGAATTCCGTTTTGACGGTTTCCGTTTTGACGGAGTGACCTCGATGCTCTACTACAGCCACGGACTCGGACAGGCATTCAACGGCTATGACGACTACTATAACGGCGGACAGGACACAAACGCAATCACCTATCTTACCCTCGCCAACAAGCTCATCCATAAAATAAACCCCAACGCTATCACCATCGCCGAAGAAATGAGCGGCATGCCGGGTCTCGCTGTACCCATCAAGGATGGCGGCATCGGATTTGACTACCGCATGGCGATGGGCATACCCGACTACTGGATCAAGACTCTCAAGGAGAAAAAAGACGAGGACTGGCATCCGACCTCTATTTTTTGGGAGCTGACCAACCGCCGTGCCGACGAAAAAACCATATCGTATGTCGAAAGCCATGATCAGGCTCTTGTCGGTGATAAGACTGTCATCTTCCGTCTTATTGACAAAGAAATGTACTGGCACATGATGCGCGACGATGACAATATGGTCGTTGCTCGTGGCATGGCTCTCCACAAGATGATTCGTCTTGTGACAGCATCGACCATCAACGGTGGCTACCTTAACTTCATGGGTAATGAATTCGGCCATCCCGAATGGATCGACTTCCCGCGCGAAGGCAATGGATGGAGCTATAAATATGCACGCCGTCAATGGGATCTCGTTGACCGAAAGGAATTAAAATACATGCTGCTCAACGCATTTGACAATGCAATGGTACATCTAATTTCAAGTGTCTACAACTTCCAGTCGCTTCCTGTAGTGAAACTTTGGGAGAAAGACGATGACCAAGTGCTTGCCTACATGCGCGGTGACCTCGCGTTTGTGTTCAACTTCAACCCGTCCAAAGCATTTACGGGCTACGGCATCCTCGCTCCCGCCGGAGAATACGACGTTGTGCTTTCAACCGACAATCCTGACTTCGGGGGCTATGGCAACATTGACGAAAGTGTCAGCCATCTGACACAGAACGACCCGCTCTTTGCGCCTTCAGGCAAGGAATGGCTCCGCCTTTACCTGCCACCGCGTTCGGCTCAGGTATTGCGTCTGCGTCGTGCGACACCGCCGAAATCCTCCAAAAAAGGATTCAAAGCATAA
- a CDS encoding YhcH/YjgK/YiaL family protein: MSTEKVMTPEEAREWMETREWANGWNVNPDATIDAVEFATQYHRNKPLWDKLFKFLAEHDPMTLEPGKIELEKGRVWINVPEEYTPKSIEETRTENHRKYIDLQYTFVGDELYGLADPDKVTPTMEYDPIKDRTFYTLDAPASYVHAGADRFFLYFPKDLHQPSVKASENHGISRKLVGKIEYAE, from the coding sequence ATGTCAACAGAAAAAGTTATGACCCCTGAAGAGGCCCGCGAGTGGATGGAAACCCGCGAATGGGCAAACGGATGGAACGTCAATCCCGACGCGACCATCGACGCAGTCGAATTTGCGACACAGTATCACCGCAACAAACCTCTCTGGGACAAGCTCTTCAAATTTCTTGCCGAGCATGACCCGATGACTCTCGAGCCCGGAAAAATAGAGCTTGAAAAAGGCCGCGTATGGATTAATGTTCCGGAAGAATACACTCCGAAATCGATTGAGGAAACACGCACTGAAAACCACCGCAAGTACATCGATCTCCAGTACACTTTCGTCGGCGATGAACTCTATGGCCTCGCCGACCCTGACAAAGTGACCCCGACAATGGAATATGATCCGATAAAAGACCGCACATTCTATACACTCGACGCTCCCGCATCATACGTCCACGCAGGAGCTGACCGCTTCTTCCTCTATTTCCCGAAAGACCTTCACCAGCCTTCGGTCAAGGCTTCGGAAAATCACGGTATTTCGCGCAAACTCGTAGGCAAGATAGAATACGCTGAATAA